Genomic window (Sulfurovum sp. NBC37-1):
CGCGATCATATGTTCGCTGTCGCGGACATTCATCGCACATCCGAGTGTTTCAATAAATAATTTTTTCATTTCAATAGTAGGGTAGACGATAGTGAGTAAGTAGGATAAAGATGGAATGATTATGTAAGATTCTACCGGTCACGCACTATGCGCTACCTGCTCTCCTTAGGCAATGATGTGTACTTCGTAGATGAACTCGTTGTCATCAAGACCGTATTTTACTTCACGCATATAAACAGAATATCCCTTCTCTTCGAAATACTCGATAAGCTCCTTGAGCTCTTTGTGGGAATTGTCCTTGTCGAAATAAAATATAGATCTGTTTGCTAGTTCCTCTTCCAGTTTTTTCAATTCGATGGTTTTCGGTTTTGCTTTCAGGGTGGTTCTAGCAAGTTTCAGTTTCATTTCTATATACCTTTTGTTCTATTGTTATTCAGTTTATGACATTAATTTCATTTATTATACTTTATTTTCGGTAAAGCTTAGATGAGCTATAATTCTATTCTTCAAAAACACTGCTCCCCTGACGTTCTTAACACTGTATATGTTACCTCTTGTAGCGGTATGAATTGAAACTTTATCAAGGAAATGAATTATGGAAAAAATATTAGACATTATCGATGCGATTGCACATGAAAAGAATATTTCAAGAGAACACGCTCTCGAAGCGTTCAAGGAAGCATTGGTCAATACCGCCAAAAAACTGACAAGCTTCACAAGTAACTTTGAAGTGACGATCGACAATGACACCAAAACCTACTCCGTGCAGAAAGTCATTACCATTGTGGCGGACGATGACGAACAGCTTTTTGTCGAAGTGGGAAAAGAGGATAACAAAGAGATGATACCCTCGGATGCTGTTATGCCTCTCTCTGAAGCAAAGGAATTCGATGAATCACTCGAGATCGGTGACAAGTTGACAGAGGAATTCGTTCTCGAAGACTACGGGCGTACAGCCTCTGCCAACCTTTTTAGAGAACTCGAGTATCACATCCAGAGACGTATCGAGCAGGATCTCTTTGAGAAATACAGAGAGAAGGTCGGTACCGTCATGCTGGGAACTGTCAACCGAATTGATGCAGATGACAACACCCATGTGGAGATCGGTGAGCTCAAGGGTATCCTGACACTCAGAAACCGTATCAAAGGCGAGAAATTCAAGCGTGGTGACACCATCAGGGCACTGCTCAGATATGTTAGTGTCGATCCTCAGTACGGCCTTTTCCTCGAACTGACAAGAACCTCACCCAAATTCCTTGAAGCACTGATGGCAAGCGAAGTGCCCGAGATTGCGGACGGTGTCGTAGAAATTGTCAATGCAGCAAGGATACCGGGGGAACGAGCGAAGATCGCTCTGAAAACCGAGCAGATGAACGTGGACCCTATCGGTGCGGCCGTCGGTGTCAAGGGTGTACGTATCAACGCGGTAAGCGAAGAGCTGAACGGTGAGAACATCGACTGTATTGAGTACTCGCCAATCCCGGAGATATTCATCACAAGAGCACTCAGCCCTGCAATTACACAGAGTATCAAAGTGGATCAGGATGAAAAGAAAGCCGTTGTCAATATTACCGGGGACCAGAAAGCCAAAGCCATCGGAAAAAGCGGGATCAACATCCGTCTGGCATCTATGCTGACAGGCTATACCATCGAACTGAATGAAGTCGAAGGCGTGACAGAAAGACAGCCTGAGTCTGCTGCCGGCGGTGAAGCGGAGAAAACGAAAGATACGAGTGCGTTGGAAGATCTGTTTAAATAATTATTATATACGCGTGGATTCCGTATTACAATTCAGGCTAGTTCCCATACTTTGCGTGGGAATTTATATGAGTATATAAAAAAACAGAGAGTTGGTTTTGGAACAATCAGAGACGTATGCGTTACCACGTTCAACGTGGTAACGAGTTAAGAAGCTGTGAGTAACCCCACCCTACGCGATTTAATAATTATGCAAAGATCATCTGCGTAAAACTCTCCACCTCCAGAGAAGCAGAACCCACCAAAACACCATCCACACTCTCGATAGCAGTAATTTCTTTAATGTTTGCCGGCTTTACGGAACCACCATATAGAAGTGGTCTGTCAAAATGCTGTTTGAGTGCAGCATGGGTAGAGGCGATCGCTTCTGTTGTGGCGGAGTGTCCCGTACCGATCGCCCAGATCGGTTCGTAAGCAACGATCATTTTCTCATAACTGAGGTCAATCCCTTCGAACTGGGAAAGAAGATGTACCATCACGGCTTCCTCTCCTGCTTCCCTTACCTCCAAAGCCTCGCCGATACAGTAGATGATCTCAAAACCCTGTGATTTGAAATAGGAGAACTTTTCAGCCACAAATGCCTGATCTTCACCCAAAATATCACGCCGTTCACTATGTCCGATGAGAATGGTTTTGATAGCGAATTCGTCAAGCTGATCGAGGCCAATCTCACCAGTAAAGGCACCATTCTTCTCCAGATAAGCGTTCTGTGCACCGATTGTGAAGTCACCATCATAATGGTCAAGTGCCGTTGAAGGAGGAAAGACAAACACACGGTCTTCACTGCGTTTTGAAGCCAATTTCTGATTCAAAGCATCCAGATATGCTTTGGTTGATGCACGTGTATGATTCATTTTAAAATTGGCTGCAAAGATCATTATATATCCCTTGATTTTCTTAAATATTTTTACCCATTTCGGAAGTGATGGCTTCAGCCTCACCAAAATGCGGAGCCAAAGCACCGCTTCCAGCTATGCTTGTTTTTTAGTTTTCCAGTGCTTCTATGCCCGGAAGCTTTATGCCCTCAATAAGTTTCAGGCTTGCACCGCCACCGGTACTGACAAAGGTCATCTCATCTACGTCTCCAGCTCTCTGAGCCACATCGGCTGTATCACCTCCGCCAACGATGGTCGTAGCATGCGTCTCGGCGATATGGTGGGACATCATAATGCTTCCCTTCGAGAACTTGTCCATCTCGTAAACACCCATCGGTCCGTTCCAGATAATCGTCTGCGCATCATTCAGGACTTCACGGAAAAGCCTTGAACTTGCTGGTCCCGTATCGAGTCCCATCCAGTCATGCGGGATCTCCTGGGAAGGAAGATATTTGACAGCGGTATTTTCAGAAAATTCA
Coding sequences:
- a CDS encoding triose-phosphate isomerase; the protein is MIFAANFKMNHTRASTKAYLDALNQKLASKRSEDRVFVFPPSTALDHYDGDFTIGAQNAYLEKNGAFTGEIGLDQLDEFAIKTILIGHSERRDILGEDQAFVAEKFSYFKSQGFEIIYCIGEALEVREAGEEAVMVHLLSQFEGIDLSYEKMIVAYEPIWAIGTGHSATTEAIASTHAALKQHFDRPLLYGGSVKPANIKEITAIESVDGVLVGSASLEVESFTQMIFA
- a CDS encoding HP0268 family nuclease; amino-acid sequence: MKLKLARTTLKAKPKTIELKKLEEELANRSIFYFDKDNSHKELKELIEYFEEKGYSVYMREVKYGLDDNEFIYEVHIIA
- the nusA gene encoding transcription termination factor NusA, with the translated sequence MEKILDIIDAIAHEKNISREHALEAFKEALVNTAKKLTSFTSNFEVTIDNDTKTYSVQKVITIVADDDEQLFVEVGKEDNKEMIPSDAVMPLSEAKEFDESLEIGDKLTEEFVLEDYGRTASANLFRELEYHIQRRIEQDLFEKYREKVGTVMLGTVNRIDADDNTHVEIGELKGILTLRNRIKGEKFKRGDTIRALLRYVSVDPQYGLFLELTRTSPKFLEALMASEVPEIADGVVEIVNAARIPGERAKIALKTEQMNVDPIGAAVGVKGVRINAVSEELNGENIDCIEYSPIPEIFITRALSPAITQSIKVDQDEKKAVVNITGDQKAKAIGKSGINIRLASMLTGYTIELNEVEGVTERQPESAAGGEAEKTKDTSALEDLFK